A genomic segment from Anaerolineae bacterium encodes:
- a CDS encoding 4Fe-4S binding protein has protein sequence MADLTTRLLGWSLKNPLMPAAGPPVRDAISVKACIDAGVGAVVTKTISTTAAPVPTPNMADLKTYFLNTELWSELSPEHWFQYEFPKIRERADEAGVPVIISMGYTAEEIAELAPKVKPFADAVELSTHYIEDDPKPMQDAIRAAKAALDVPVLVKMSPFREPQPAAIAAQEAGVDGIVATNSFGPALGIDIERGGRPLMGGKGYGWLSGPALKPIALRIVYDIAQVADVPIIGVGGISRGTDVVEYLMAGATAVGICTAAITRGPQVFAKIARELNKWLDSHGYASVQEIQGLTLKQTAPKMTEPPILLPDKCTGCNFCVFSCFYHALYLDENRKIAIYEDLCYECGLCLTRCPVDALHYSY, from the coding sequence ATGGCCGATTTGACCACTCGATTGCTTGGCTGGTCGCTGAAAAACCCTCTCATGCCCGCCGCCGGGCCCCCGGTGCGCGACGCCATCTCCGTCAAGGCCTGCATCGACGCCGGCGTGGGCGCCGTGGTCACCAAGACCATCTCCACCACGGCCGCGCCCGTGCCCACCCCCAACATGGCCGACCTGAAAACCTACTTCCTGAACACCGAACTCTGGTCCGAACTCTCGCCCGAACACTGGTTCCAGTACGAATTCCCCAAAATCCGCGAGAGGGCCGACGAAGCTGGTGTTCCCGTGATCATCAGCATGGGCTACACCGCCGAAGAAATCGCCGAACTGGCGCCTAAGGTCAAACCCTTTGCCGACGCCGTGGAACTGAGCACCCATTACATCGAAGACGACCCTAAGCCCATGCAAGACGCCATCCGCGCGGCCAAGGCAGCGCTGGATGTGCCGGTGCTGGTGAAGATGAGCCCCTTCCGCGAGCCCCAGCCGGCGGCCATCGCCGCGCAGGAGGCCGGGGTGGACGGCATCGTGGCGACCAACTCCTTCGGCCCAGCCCTGGGCATCGACATCGAGCGCGGCGGTCGCCCCCTGATGGGCGGCAAAGGGTACGGCTGGCTGAGCGGCCCGGCCCTCAAACCCATCGCCCTGCGCATAGTGTACGACATCGCCCAGGTGGCCGATGTGCCCATTATCGGCGTGGGCGGCATCAGCCGGGGCACCGATGTGGTGGAGTACCTCATGGCCGGGGCCACCGCCGTGGGTATCTGCACGGCGGCCATCACCCGCGGGCCTCAGGTGTTCGCCAAAATCGCCCGCGAACTGAACAAATGGCTCGACAGCCACGGCTACGCCTCGGTGCAGGAGATTCAAGGCCTCACCCTGAAACAAACGGCACCCAAGATGACCGAGCCCCCTATCCTGCTCCCCGACAAATGCACGGGCTGCAACTTCTGCGTGTTCAGTTGTTTTTATCACGCGCTCTATCTGGACGAAAACCGCAAGATCGCCATCTACGAAGACCTGTGCTACGAATGCGGGTTATGCCTTACCCGCTGCCCTGTGGACGCCCTGCATTACTCCTACTGA
- a CDS encoding SHOCT domain-containing protein: MLINLALILVVGGGLIALTVWAMRRFFFSGRSWTAGPGPVEGPVDDPKAILKARYARGEITREQYLQMLRDLEGREVTS, translated from the coding sequence ATGCTGATCAACCTGGCCCTGATTCTGGTGGTCGGCGGCGGCTTGATCGCCCTGACCGTGTGGGCGATGCGTCGCTTCTTCTTCAGTGGCCGTTCCTGGACGGCAGGTCCTGGCCCTGTGGAAGGCCCCGTGGATGACCCCAAGGCCATTCTCAAGGCCCGCTACGCCCGTGGCGAAATCACGCGCGAGCAGTACCTGCAGATGCTGCGTGACCTGGAAGGTCGGGAGGTGACCTCATGA
- a CDS encoding SHOCT domain-containing protein, with translation MMIFGFVFWIVLLAIGLIALKGFQVTLPMLSRQDASPEEFLKARYSRGEITREEFEQMRRELRQV, from the coding sequence ATGATGATCTTTGGGTTTGTGTTCTGGATTGTGTTGTTGGCCATCGGGCTGATCGCCCTGAAAGGGTTTCAGGTGACCCTGCCGATGTTATCGCGGCAGGATGCTTCGCCTGAAGAGTTCCTCAAAGCCCGTTACTCCCGCGGGGAAATCACCCGCGAAGAGTTCGAGCAGATGCGACGCGAGCTGCGACAGGTATAG
- a CDS encoding response regulator transcription factor: MEKAKILVVDDEPSIVRAVKAYLEREGFTVYTAEDGPGALKAAQAFRPDIIVLDIMLPGIDGLEVMTELRRRGSDVYIILLTARIEETDRVVGLTLGADDYVTKPFSPRELVARIKAALRRLGKSGTERQVLLFRDLRINTAARQVWLKDEEIHLTPREFDLLQALAEHNGMVLSREQLLERVWGAYYGDDRVVDVHIGNLRRKLGPLGQWIATVRGVGYRFDGELPT, translated from the coding sequence ATGGAAAAGGCCAAAATTCTGGTGGTGGACGATGAACCTTCCATTGTTCGGGCCGTGAAAGCCTACCTGGAGCGCGAGGGGTTTACCGTGTACACCGCCGAAGATGGCCCCGGCGCGCTGAAAGCGGCCCAGGCCTTTCGTCCGGACATCATCGTGCTGGACATCATGCTCCCCGGCATAGACGGGCTGGAAGTGATGACCGAACTGCGCCGCCGCGGTTCGGATGTGTACATCATCCTGCTCACGGCCCGCATTGAGGAAACCGACCGGGTGGTGGGCCTCACCTTGGGCGCCGATGATTATGTCACCAAACCCTTCAGCCCCCGCGAACTGGTGGCCCGCATCAAAGCCGCCCTGCGGCGGCTGGGCAAAAGCGGCACCGAGCGTCAGGTGCTGCTCTTCCGTGACCTGCGCATCAACACGGCCGCCCGGCAGGTGTGGCTGAAAGACGAGGAAATCCACCTCACCCCCCGGGAATTCGACCTGCTGCAGGCCCTGGCCGAGCACAACGGGATGGTGCTCAGCCGCGAGCAACTGCTGGAACGGGTCTGGGGGGCCTACTACGGCGACGATCGGGTGGTGGATGTCCACATCGGCAACCTGCGGCGCAAGTTGGGCCCCCTGGGCCAGTGGATCGCCACCGTGCGCGGCGTAGGCTACCGCTTCGACGGAGAACTGCCCACATGA